One Methylobacterium sp. 77 DNA window includes the following coding sequences:
- a CDS encoding uracil-DNA glycosylase yields the protein MTASGPLSEALDRFRSSGSSWLTLPFFAGGAAEAVCARVDRRIAEGASVLPSPDAVFRALTLTPLEEVKAVILGQDPYPTPGDANGLAFSYVGPRRLPASLKVILAELPGQPTSGDLTPWARRGVLLLNSALTVEAGASGAHLRYGWSALTDEAVAAVSARATPAIFLLWGAQARARAGLIDRARCGVIETGHPSPLNRLRDFSGTRPFDEANAWLADRGLAPIDWSLG from the coding sequence ATGACGGCATCCGGTCCCCTCTCCGAGGCCCTCGACCGCTTCCGTTCCTCGGGCTCGTCCTGGCTGACGCTGCCATTCTTCGCCGGAGGCGCGGCCGAGGCCGTCTGCGCACGGGTCGACCGGCGGATCGCGGAGGGGGCGAGCGTCCTGCCCTCCCCCGATGCCGTCTTTCGCGCTCTCACCCTGACGCCGCTCGAGGAGGTGAAGGCGGTCATCCTCGGGCAGGACCCCTATCCGACGCCGGGCGACGCGAACGGCCTCGCCTTTTCCTATGTCGGCCCTCGCCGGCTTCCCGCCTCGCTGAAGGTCATCCTCGCCGAATTGCCCGGCCAGCCGACGAGCGGCGATCTCACGCCCTGGGCGCGAAGGGGTGTGCTGCTCCTGAATTCCGCTCTCACCGTCGAAGCCGGCGCATCCGGTGCTCATCTGCGCTACGGCTGGTCTGCTCTCACCGATGAGGCGGTGGCGGCCGTCTCGGCCCGCGCGACGCCTGCGATCTTCCTGCTCTGGGGCGCACAGGCCCGCGCGCGGGCAGGGCTGATCGACCGCGCGCGATGCGGGGTGATCGAGACCGGCCATCCCTCCCCGCTCAACCGTCTGCGGGATTTCTCGGGCACTCGGCCCTTCGACGAGGCCAATGCCTGGCTGGCGGACAGGGGCCTCGCGCCGATCGACTGGTCGCTGGGGTGA